TCACcatgaagagaaaaataagcaGAATTAAAATTATGAAGGAGATGAGCACTATagtacaaagaaaaataatatgggaGAACTAAGaagtaaatttatattttctactGTTCTTGTTTACAATTTCcagttccattttttttcccaggaTGTATTATGGGTCTATCTTCATTAACAGTGGATgtgtatttctttttccttgaaaTTTCTCAATTACAGTGGAGTATTCAAAATCATCAGAAAGTTGCCCACTGAAAACTGAAAGGTCGATAGATATGATTGGAATCCGGCGAAATAGGGGACATGGTGAAGCAACGATCTTCACCTTGCGTGAGCTTGCTGATGCTACCAAAAACTTCAGCGAGGAGTGCCTTTTGGGCCGAGGAGGATTTGGCAGTGTGTATAAAGCATATCTCAATGATAGACAGGTTTTTATTTCTACTCAATTCACTGAAATCCTTTTTTTTGATAGGGCACTCCTCTTTGACAATTATGTGCTTCAAGTCCTAAGTTATGCCACAAGCATGACACAAGTTTTATTAACAACATTACAttgaatatttaattatattaatgaGAAATTGTTTCTTTGGTCAAAATTGATGGGGAtgtttagattattaataCTATAGAAAGTACTCTTTCCATAAATGTCTAATTTGGTTCCAGCATATGCTACATTGCAGGTTGTTGCAGTTAAACAACTTGATCTAAATGGGCTTCAGGGGAACAGAGAATTCCTTGTGGAGGTTCTCATGCTTAGCCTCTTGCATCATCCTAATTTAGTCCATTTGTTTGGGTACTGTGTAGATGGAGATCAGCGCTTgcttatttatgaatatatgcCTTTGGGATCACTAGAAGACCACCTGCATGGTTAGTATTTTGTTGAAAACTGTATAATGTCCTCAGTCAGCATTCGCGAAAATCTGAAAGTTCCGTAAGAATCTGTAGCACTGTTAGAAAACATGTGGGTTTTTCATTGTTACATCATCGTGATTATGATGATTTAAATCACATTAAGTACTTGAACATGATGAAAAGGACTGCCGTAAAATTTGTAATGGTATACAACTTTACCCTGCTTTTACTACAGATTATCTTCTAAGtgaaaaggaacaaaaaacaaagtgCTGATAAATTGGCACCTCTTTCAGCATTTTAAAGAGAAGTAACTGATATGTAATAATTTCAACATAGAAAGTTCACAACTTCTGTACTTTTGGTTTACCCTGAATCTGAAGTTGTTTTCCACATTTTATCTTGCTAAAGAAAAGAATTGGTTTTATTCAATGTTGCATCCATCATATTCTAAACATCTGAACTTCTATTATATTCTGTTGTCTGTCTGTCTATCTTAAGATGGCTTCAAGTAATTCCTATAAATGTTAAACATCTCAACCCCGTACTTTCAAATGGCTGTAACTATGCCTTACTAAAAATCCTTTGAACTCTTTTTCTTATGTATGTTGAAGGTGCAACAGTTATTGGCATtgaaaattattaatttattattcagTATATTTTTACACCCCACTTGTATAGGATCCAGATTAGTTTCGTTCCCATTGTTTTCTACATCTGATCAAAAGCTAAAGCTACCATGGAATGTTCAACTTTTGGTACATCTGTTTCACTTATAAATAAGTCATACCAGATAAAAATGATAAGGATATTGCTATGTAGGGTTTACCTTCCATAACCACAGTTTTTCTGTTTGATGAGAATACAGCAGGGGAGGCCCCTGCGTTGTACATTAAATAAAGAGATATATACGTACAAGAACCATggcgacttttttttttctcattgttGCGATGTTGTTTATCAACTTCATGTTTTCTTCTATCGTTAGATCACATGGTTCAGTAAGACCTACCTACCTTGCAGTGTTATTACTGGATACGACCCTGTTATGATTCTGCTGCTTTTGACAGATCTCCCGCCTGGTCAAGGACCGCTAGATTGGACAACACGGATGAAGATTGCTGCTGATGCAGCTGCTGGTTTGGAATACCTACATGACGAGGCCAGGCCAGCAGTTATTTACCGGGATATTAAACCTTCAAACATTCTTCTTGGTGAAGGTTATCAAGCAAAGTTGTCTGACTTTGGGCTTGCTAAACTTGGTCCTGTTGGTGACAAGACTCATGTGACAACCCGTGTCATGGGGACACATGGTTATTGTGCTCCTGAGTACCTCTCAACTGGAAAACTTACAATAAAATCTGACATTTATAGTTTTGGTGTGGTCTTTCTTGAGCTAATTACTGGACGAAGAGCGCTTGACAGCAATCGACCTCCTGAGGAACAAGACTTGGTTGCATGGGTATGTTTCTATCAATGCTAGAATGCCAGGGAATGTTTCATAACTCTCTCCCATTAATTTTTGTACTATGGATTTCATTAAAATCATTGTGATGGGGGGGATAAGGGATCAATAAATGGTATGTGGTGGTAGTTATTAACAATTAACTAAAAAACGATGCAAGGCTGGGCACTGGTGGTATGTACACCTTTTTCAAACATGCACACCTTCGTTCTAGGAAATAGatgctattttttaatgtagGCCTCAGTAGCAGTTAAAAAGCCATTTCTCTAATTATAAGGACATCCTCATAAATTGTAACGGTCCCTTTTCATCATTTGATCCCTTGAAATGTAATTATGTTGTTAATGTTGAATGTTCTATCTGTCTGCAGGCCCGTCCATTGTTCAAAGACAAAAGGAAATTTCCGAAGATGGCGGACCCCTTGCTGCATGGCCGGTTCCCCAAGAGGGGTTTGTTCCAGGCCTTGGCTATTGCAGCAATGTGTCTGCAGGAGAAAGCCAAGAACCGTCCTTCCATTAGGGAAGTTGCTACTGCTCTCTCTTATTTAGCATCACAAACATATGAAAGACATAGTACTCCTGCTCCTCGCCATAACCCGGCTGGCCCTTCTGTGCCAAGAGCGCTGCTGGATGATCAGATTGACCAAGACACTTCTTTTCCCAATCAAAATGGGGCTCATATGTCGGTGCATACCGG
This is a stretch of genomic DNA from Oryza brachyantha chromosome 1, ObraRS2, whole genome shotgun sequence. It encodes these proteins:
- the LOC102721589 gene encoding probable serine/threonine-protein kinase PBL7 → MGFLACLFPCPQEEEDDDGEEPRSGQRVSSVEYSKSSESCPLKTERSIDMIGIRRNRGHGEATIFTLRELADATKNFSEECLLGRGGFGSVYKAYLNDRQVVAVKQLDLNGLQGNREFLVEVLMLSLLHHPNLVHLFGYCVDGDQRLLIYEYMPLGSLEDHLHDLPPGQGPLDWTTRMKIAADAAAGLEYLHDEARPAVIYRDIKPSNILLGEGYQAKLSDFGLAKLGPVGDKTHVTTRVMGTHGYCAPEYLSTGKLTIKSDIYSFGVVFLELITGRRALDSNRPPEEQDLVAWARPLFKDKRKFPKMADPLLHGRFPKRGLFQALAIAAMCLQEKAKNRPSIREVATALSYLASQTYERHSTPAPRHNPAGPSVPRALLDDQIDQDTSFPNQNGAHMSVHTGTSHMVQEEVKENCWSSSHRSGRGRVAPNGVDRERALADANIWVEAWRRQEKTSKMRLPTYILKNGSDCIKSC